The proteins below are encoded in one region of Pomacea canaliculata isolate SZHN2017 linkage group LG7, ASM307304v1, whole genome shotgun sequence:
- the LOC112569492 gene encoding uncharacterized protein LOC112569492 codes for MLRVDFVLIFNLFLSQDVEEDLFVDSENDVCGKIPHDKNIKVNIDLVDQVCEKLIADNCMPTEVHKACRSVDRLELVSRMQFLERCFELPKTCFKNSSKEKVWTKFHMAMKDQDNLRSLDEMVTSAVSPWLCFEALNIMISTVFDKFFKTEIKYTEKGNQSLNDIEKNITHYIGGAVLQKIKKKTYRLKDQEEKTGNLDYIRVTFS; via the exons ATGCTTCGTGTTGATTTTGTTCTCATATTTAATCTATTTCTATCGCAGGATGTGGAAGAAGATCTATTCGTTGATTCTGAGAATGATGTTTGTGGAAAGATACcacatgacaaaaatatcaaa GTGAACATTGATTTGGTAGACCAAGTCTGTGAGAAACTGATTGCTGATAACTGCATGCCTACAGAGGTACATAAAGCTTGCAGGAGTGTTGACA GACTAGAACTTGTGTCTCGAATGCAGTTCCTGGAAAGATGTTTTGAACTGCCAAAGACCTGTTTCAAGAACAGCAGCAAGGAAAAAGTGTGGACAAAATTCCACATGGCAATGAAAGATCAAGACAACCTTCGGTCACTTGATGAGATGGTCACTTCAGCTGTCTCACCATGGCTCTGTTTTGAAGCTTTGAATATTATGATTAGTACtgtttttgacaaatttttcaagacagaaatcaaatacacagaaaaaggaaatcaaTCACTTAATGATATAGAAAAGAACATTACTCATTACATTGGAGGAGCAGTTTTgcaaaaaatcaagaaaaaaacttacagacTTAAGGACCAAGAGGAAAAAACAGGAAATCTTGACTATATTAGAGTCACTTTCAGCTAA